The region ACGAAGATTTCTTTGCGACAACTTTTGGTGTGAGAACAAATGGAAAAACGCGTAATCCATTGTCCGAAATGCGAGTTAGAAATGACGGCTGGCTTCATCGCTGACTGGAACGACGCAGATGTTCGAGTTTCAAGATGGCTTGAAGGTGAGGTGTCGTCTGGCTGGTTGCAGGAGGTCAATCCACGCAAAAATCGCCAGTTCAAGATTTCGACTTATCGGTGCCCCGAATGTGGCTTGTTGGAGTCATACGCATTCAAGCCAATTGAATGAGGCTTGAAGTTGATTGATTTGCAACGTCATCAGCTCGCTGGAACGCTATTGATGTACTCGTTTGGCTATTCATTCAAACTTGGGACACACGTGCGTGACCTGAAGAGCCGTTTATGTCAGCCAGTCGCCTTGCGACTGACCAGTTGGGGTAGCTGGTGGAGCGTTTAAAAAACGTGCAGGAATTTTTGCTGGGGCTTCGATGTCGCGACCGAGCATCTTTAAACGCAGTTTACCGACGGCGACGACGATTGATTAGAATCTGCATATCCAAGTCGGCTATTCGTGATTGCATTCAGCTTCGGTTAACCG is a window of Stieleria sp. JC731 DNA encoding:
- a CDS encoding PF20097 family protein, with the protein product MEKRVIHCPKCELEMTAGFIADWNDADVRVSRWLEGEVSSGWLQEVNPRKNRQFKISTYRCPECGLLESYAFKPIE